One genomic window of Macrobrachium rosenbergii isolate ZJJX-2024 chromosome 51, ASM4041242v1, whole genome shotgun sequence includes the following:
- the LOC136833089 gene encoding uncharacterized protein, with translation MSDGDNTPQYNAIQPCGQGMVERTHCSLKAALMAHCTDENWKVQLPWVLLVLRTAPRGNSKESPTEKVVYGEALAMPEEFFATELDDLDTPLPRLREIAKKFAPCWKIFGDRTHIFSLEGLKTCPHVFMRNDTHCPPFTRPYRGPYEVVSRTSKAYLTNIHGREECPNGQQNPGENRQTSQNPSTKQDLG, from the coding sequence atgtctgatggggacaacactccacagtacAACGCCATTCAACCCTGCGGCCAAGGTATGGTGGAAAGGACCCACtgttcattgaaagcagctctgatggcacatTGTACTGATGAGAATTGGAAGgtgcagctgccctgggtcctgctggttCTCCGCACTGCACCAAGGGGAAACAGCAAGGAATCTCCCACAGAAAAAGTTGTCTATGGCGAAGCATTGGCCATGCCTGAAGAATTCTTCGCCACGGAGCTGGACGACCTGGATACACCCCTTCCAAGACTAAGggaaattgcaaagaagtttgCTCCCTGCTGGAAGATTTTCGGGGACAGGACCCATATCTTCAGCCTAGAAGGCCTGAAAACCTGTCCACACGTCTTCATGAGGAATGATACCCACTGCCCACCCTtcaccagaccatacagaggaccataCGAAGTcgtcagtagaacatccaaggcctacctcaccaacatccatgggcgggaagaatGTCCTAATGGACAGCAGAACCCGGGAGAAAACCGGCAGACGTCCCAGAAtccctccacaaaacaagacctcgGATGA